The proteins below come from a single Corylus avellana chromosome ca3, CavTom2PMs-1.0 genomic window:
- the LOC132176539 gene encoding protein HOTHEAD-like: MGTQGWWWWRLFAGVLFFHGFCASENAPNYTFTKNATSAPPISYYDYIIIGGGTAGCPLAATLSQNYSVLLLERGGSPYGNPNITNLGAFGAALSDLSPTSPSQRFISEDGVINARARVLGGGSCLNAGFYTRAAPYFVSQVGWDGRLVNESYQWVERVVAFEPPMRQWQSAVRDGLVEVGVLPYNGFTYDHMYGTKIGGSIFDEDGHRHTAADLLEYANPSGLTVLLHAPVHKILFKIKGVSRPKAHGVVFRDASGAKHRAYLNNGTSNEIIVSAGALGSPQILMLSGVGPADQLKAHNITVVLDQPLVGQGMSDNPMNAIFVPSPIPVEVSLIQVVGITHFGSYIEAASGANFAGGASPRDYGMLSPKIGQLSTVPPKERTPEALARAVELLENLDDAAFRGGFILEKIMGPASTGHLELRTRNPNDNPAVTFNYFQDPTDLQRCVQGISTIERIIESNSFSKFKFDNLTLPILLNMTAGSPINLLPKHVNTSTSLEQFCKDTVMTIWHYHGGCQIGKVVDDDHKVLGVDALRVIDGSTFNFSPGTNPQATVMMLGRYMGVRILSERLAAGDDSK, encoded by the exons ATGGGTACTCaagggtggtggtggtggcgatTGTTTGCTGGAGTTCTCTTCTTTCATGGCTTCTGTGCCTCTGAAAACG CCCCAAACTACACGTTCACGAAGAATGCAACGTCAGCTCCACCCATATCCTATTATGACTACATAATTATTGGTGGAGGCACAGCCGGGTGCCCTTTGGCAGCCACTCTGTCCCAAAACTACAGCGTTTTGCTCCTTGAACGGGGTGGGTCACCTTACGGGAACCCCAACATCACCAACTTAGGTGCCTTCGGCGCCGCGCTGTCGGACCTCTCCCCGACCTCCCCCTCCCAGCGCTTCATCTCTGAAGATGGCGTCATCAATGCTCGGGCCCGTGTATTAGGTGGCGGAAGCTGTTTAAACGCCGGCTTCTACACACGTGCTGCCCCCTACTTCGTTag TCAAGTGGGGTGGGACGGGCGGCTAGTGAACGAATCGTACCAATGGGTGGAACGGGTGGTAGCGTTCGAGCCACCAATGCGGCAGTGGCAATCAGCGGTGCGAGACGGGCTGGTGGAGGTTGGGGTGTTGCCGTACAATGGATTCACGTATGATCATATGTACGGGACTAAGATTGGCGGGAGCATATTTGATGAAGATGGCCATAGACATACTGCTGCTGACTTGCTGGAGTATGCTAACCCTAGTGGCCTTACGGTGCTTTTGCATGCCCCTGTgcataaaattttgtttaaaataaaag GAGTATCAAGGCCCAAGGCCCATGGAGTGGTATTTAGAGATGCATCAGGGGCTAAACACAGAGCATATCTCAACAATGGGACCAGTAACGAGATCATTGTATCAGCCGGTGCTCTGGGGAGCCCACAGATACTAATGTTAAGTGGAGTGGGCCCTGCAGACCAGCTGAAGGCCCACAACATCACAGTAGTGTTGGACCAACCCCTGGTCGGCCAAGGCATGTCGGATAATCCCATGAATGCAATTTTCGTACCGTCTCCGATTCCGGTCGAAGTCTCCCTCATTCAAGTCGTCGGCATTACCCACTTCGGAAGCTACATCGAAGCCGCCAGTGGCGCAAACTTTGCTGGCGGCGCCTCTCCAAGAGACTATGGGATGTTGTCTCCTAAG ATTGGGCAGCTTTCCACTGTGCCGCCAAAAGAAAGGACCCCAGAAGCCCTAGCCAGAGCTGTGGAGCTTTTAGAGAATCTTGACGATGCAGCCTTCAGAGGTGGATTCATTCTTGAGAAAATCATGGGTCCAGCTTCCACAGGCCATTTGGAGCTCCGAACCCGGAATCCCAACGACAACCCAGCTGTCACCTTCAACTACTTCCAAGACCCCACAGATTTGCAGAGATGTGTCCAAGGCATCAGCACAATTGAGCGGATAATCGAGTCCAATTCTTTCTCCAAGTTCAAATTCGATAATTTAACGTTGCCAATACTTCTCAACATGACAGCAGGTTCCCCAATAAATCTGTTGCCTAAACATGTGAATACTTCGACCTCGTTGGAACAGTTCTGTAAGGACACAGTGATGACCATCTGGCATTATCATGGAGGCTGCCAAATTGGGAAGgttgttgatgatgatcatAAGGTTCTTGGTGTTGATGCTTTAAGGGTTATTGATGGATCCACCTTTAATTTCTCTCCTGGAACTAATCCTCAAGCCACTGTCATGATGCTTGGAAG GTACATGGGTGTAAGGATATTAAGTGAGAGACTTGCTGCTGGTGATGACTCAAAGTAG